TTTCCACAAACAGATAGATTAGAAATTCACTTAATAGCAAATCCCATCTGATAATTTATGTTTCTCCGTGGATGCAAAAAAAAGGGAAGTGTTTTATTGCTGCATTGAAAGCAATGAATTGCTTTGTGTAAGATGTTGGCCGTAATGGTTGGCATAACATTTGAGAAGAATAGTAATCTATGAACAAAATAATTTGTTACCTACTGTTTTGTTATTCTTCTATTTTCCCAAGGTGTTGAGGTTTCCCGCGAAGAAGACACCTGCAGAGAGGTCATATGTTGCCGCTCTTTGCAGAATACTTGCCTCTCTCCATTTCCGTTTATCAGAACAAGGACCAGTAAAGATAATGAGGAGACTTTTAAGTCGTGTGTGTGAATCTGTTTTAAGCGAGAAAGATATTCTAAAGGAGTTGAAGCTGATGGCTGAACGTCTTGAAGGACTAGATAGAAATCCAGATCAGGATTTGTCGGAAGATGAAGTTAAGTATATTTTCGGTAAGTATCTTACACTCACAGGAAAgatcattatttttttttttgatgttgTGCTTTTCATGTCAAATAGAAATTTTCattgtaaatattatataaaatctgTCTGATCATATAGAAGGCATACTTTCATGTATGAAGAATGCTTTTCTGGAAACAACCTACAAAAATGTAAAATCTAATACCAATTTTGGTCTGTTATATTCGTTTTCCTTTTGGTTATTAGTATTTGTTGGGCTTGGAGAGTGTTTTTGGTCATTAACACCTAACTATGTTGTTTCCCAATATTTTTTTGCAGGAAAGTTGGAGCTGGAATTCAACTTGGATGTTGATGGTTCCACTGCAGTTCCACAAACCCCAGCGCCATGCTCAGCTAGACCTAATCGTTCAAGGAGACGAGTGAGACGTGAAGAAGTTAGTTCTGATGAAGAAAATTCACCTCCCTGTGTTAAGTCTGTGGTTCCTAGCAATGGTGGCACTATAGGTCCTCGCTCACAAAGGGCAAGCAAGACTGCAGCAATGACCAAGATAACAAGAAGTAAAGCTGTAAGGATAGAAGAAGGTTTTCATGAAGACGACGATGAAGATTCAGAAGTAACAGCTGAGGATTCTGATGAATCAGATGAGCTCACCGAATAAAGTCACGCCGCTTAGTTTGCATTACCTGAATCATCGTCATATATATACTGTGGTGCATATGTTTCAAGGTTTAGGTTGAGTTAAGCTAGATACGTAGAATGCAGtacttatattatatttgttgtatcCATGTGTATGATGTCCGTAACCCGTAAGTCGTTACATATATGATGTTGTTGTAAGCATTTTGGGTTAAGCTTTGTTTTGATATTGTTGTAACACAATTTGGGAAACGTTTGCTAGTCAAAGCCTATTCTCTTGAAtctttcatgcatttaaaaagttataaattttttattaaaaaaataacaataccaacctattaaaattaaattttttaaaaatcatgattaaattttagaaatcttATAACCATTAGAATAGAAAGAAATCTACTACTTAGATTTTGATATCATTTGTTCATAATTAATCAGCCCACAATAAATACATCtagtgaaattttaaaattttcaaatatcaaaacctcatatatattgtgtatattgatatacattattattaaatatgaaTCTGAGTTTAAAATTTCAGATATCAAAATCTCATACTCACCTTGTGAGTTTGAGACTTaccaaatttaattcaattttgattCCATATCCTAATGTATTTTAtttggtttaatttttaattcaaaataataaaaacaaattttaattttatttaattgataaatatttatggtataaaaataaatattttatttcaaattaatgAAAATAGCACAAAAGGAATTGATAGAATCCGATTGAATCGATCAATCGCATCAATTGGATCGAGTATCGACTGGTTTATCAATTGAATTGATTGAATTACAATCTATTCTGAAatgtaataaaaaaaatcaattaggtTGGTGAATTGAACAAACTTACTTATTTCTATACAGATAATAATATCAATAATATTCGAATTAACTTAgtcaataattttataatttttattttattttataacttttaataatttatttaaagaaccaaactaatttaataaaagCTAGGAAATCAAAGCTgataaaaaaaatttggtttgATTATCTTTTCCAAAACCAAAATACTGTAAAATATGGAAAATGAAATTCCAAAATAGATATGAACCGAATCGTTAGAACAGTCAGAATTTCGAGTCCAGGTTGAGCTAGATCTCGACTGACACTACACTGAAATGATCATTTATTTCAGTTCTCTGATAAAACTACGTCGTTGGGTGTCTAGATCTGCCTctcaattttcttcttcttcttcttgctgAACCTGTCCCTCCTCTCTCCCCTCTATTGACGCCTCCTCTTTCTGCCGTACTTCTACCGGCGGTGTCCGCCTCCCTCTCTTTCATTCTTTTCAACCCCCCCGCCTTCATTTGTTTTAATCCGACGCCGTTCCAGCATCCCTCCCTCTATTTCCTTGCAGATTCCTCTCGGTCTCGACATCGTATAGGTGAGCCTATTCTTTTTCTTGCTATTAATCTATAGAATTATATTCTCTTAGAACTTTGCTTCCTGTTCCAAGTAATTCATGTTTATCATTTGGACTGGCATAATGATTCTATATGATTTCTGGTCTCCATAATTTTGATTTCAATGAAAAACAAGATCAAATCAGTTGCATATTGATACTTAATTATTTATGGCGATATGTTTGCTTGCAGTAGAGGAATTGAGATCATCGAAATCTGACTTGGACTTGGATTCCTATTAAAGGGTGAAAATGCCGGATCAAATCCCATCTCCAGCCCCTAGATCCGCCACGGATCTCTTCTCCGACCCGCTCGACTCTCACCCGATGTGGTTCAAGCCCTCTCTCTTCCTTTCACCTGACTTCGACTCAGAATCCTACATTGCGGAGCTCCGAACCTTTGTCCCATTTGACACCCTCCGATCTGAGCTCCAGGCTCATCTCTCGTCTCTCAACCATGAACTAATTGATCTCATCAACCGTGATTACGCTGACTTTGTAAACCTCTCCACCAAACTGGTTGATGTGGACTCTGCGGTGCTTCGTATGCGTGCTCCGCTTCTTGAACTCCGTGACAAGATCCAAGGCTTTAGGGGAGCTGTTGAGGGTTCGCTTACTTCTTTGAAGAATGGACTGAGCCAAAGAGCAGAGGCTGCTGCTGCCAGAGAGGTGCTGGAGTTGCTGCTGGACACTTTTCATGTTGTTTCTAAGGTAATAGCAGTAGTATTATTATTGAGTCccttccatttccatttccaagAGTATTGGTTAAACAGACTCCTTTATTAGGTCGAAAAGCTTATAAAGGAGCTTCCTAGTGTATCTTCGGATTGGTCAAATGGGGATGTCAATTCAATGCAAAAGAGTAATGCTTTGAGCTCACAACATGTTGAGAATGGAACAACAAATCTCAGAGAGACCCAAAGCATGCTTCTGGAGAGAATTGCCAGTGAGATGAATCGCCTCAACTTTTATATTGCTCATGCACAGgtacctctttttcttttcagtCACAAATTTTATGCCTTAGCCACCGAGAATTCCACATCTAATTATGTAATCCCCTTTTGGATTTGTTTTCTGAATTTACTTTCATATTTAGATAATAATGGCAATTCATTGCAAAGTAATTATTCTCTGGTTTGCTGTCTTATTGCTGGAAGATGTGCTTAAGAcagttgaccattaactttagaATAAGCTTCTAAAGAATGTTGCACGAACTTATTGGTTTAGAGTCCAACATCCTCTCCCGATTCTTACATTTAGGAATTTGTTTGTACTATGTTAGTGTGGTCAATCatatcatcaaaatcacttatctAGAAAATCCAAAAACTTCGTAACATCACCATTAACATCATGCCAATAGTATTGCAAAACATTTAGCTCATACCATCAGGCCTTGGTGAAGAAGGATGCATTTGCATAAGAGCAGTGTGATCCTCCTCAACTATAAACTTATGTATCAAAAGCTTTACAAGCATTATGTCTATTATGTGCCTCATATCAGCTATAAACATAGTATTCATATCATAGTCTCATGACTTATGAGAATAGTTGACAATCAGTATAATTTTGCTTCGTGGTTACTGACAACAGGACAATTTTACTTAACTCTGTCTCATATGCATTATGGATATGTACCTTAGAGTGACATGAACAACCCCAGGTCAAAATCTTATTCTTTGGAAGTAGAAATTCATGGAATATCTGTTTTCTACATTATGCAAGTGCAGAGCCTGCCTTTTATTCAGAATATTGAAAAGAGGATTCAGAGTGCTAGCCAACTATTAAATGCAAGCTTGGGACACTGTTTTGTTGATGGGCTGGAACACAGGGATGTCAATGCAATTTATAATTGCTTACGTGCTTATGCTGCTGTTGATAACAATGGTAATGCAGAAGAAATTTTTCGCACGACCATCGTGGCTCCATTTATACAAAATGTTATCCCACATGGATCCTCTGGGGGAGTTGTTGCGGCATCTGGGGATGAACTTGAGAATGATTATCAGCAAATTAAGAAACATGTTAAGAATGATTTCAAATTCTTACTGGAAATTGCTTCTGCAGGTACATATCCCATATCAATTCTATTAATAGTGTACTTCATCTAGTTCATTGGTTCTTTACGACCAAGTTATATTGCATTTGGCGCTGGAAATAGGTTGGTTCCCTGAGAAGAATATATATGAACTTGGTGAATATAGGCTTCACAGTTCAAATTTAATGTCCAACTGGTGCATTATTTCAGTCTTCTCATGGTCTTTGCATATCAAACTTCAAATTTGCTACATGTGAAGGCTATTGAAGTTGTGTTGTTTGTTTTGTTCAGAAAATTCAGGATTACATGTATTTGACTTCCTGGCAAATTCAATTCTGAAAGAGGTCCTTGAAGCCATCCAAAAGGGAAAACCTGGTGCTTTTTCTCCAGGAAGACCTAAAGAATTCCTCAAAAACTACAAAGCAAGCCTAGATTTCTTGGCCTATCTTGAAGGTAGTAATCTGACCTTCATTTTGCATCTAAGAATTAATCTTTGTAAAGGAGACTTTGGTAAAGAATTAAAGTATCTTAACTATAGcccattttattatatttaaaagaaaatctCACTGTCAGGCTATTGCCCAACTAGTGCTGCTGTTGCCCGATTTCGAGCCGCACCTTCTTATGTTGAATTCATGAAGCAGTGGAATGTTGGTGTTTATTTCTCGTTAAGGTATTGAGTGGAATTATTAGATATTTATTGTACTAAAACAATTTTGAAATAGTACTTAGATATGACTGCTTTTATTTTCAATCTCTCAGGTTTCAAGAAATAGCTGGTGCACTGGACTCTGCACTTACAGCCCCTGGTCTTGTTCTTGTCCAGAATTCAGATTCTGGTGAAGAATATTCCCTGAACCTAACGCTTAAACAAAGTGTTACCCTCTTGGATAGCTTGAGATCCTGCTGGAATGAAGAAGTTCTTGTCCTTTCTTGTTCTGACAAGTTTCTTCGCTTGTCCCTGCAGCTGCTCTCAAGGTCATTCCTTGGATCAAATACTTTTGGGTTGTCTTGATATACTGAACATCATCATTTGACTGTATTTTGCGTGTAATAGATACTCAAATTGGTTGTCTTCTGGATTGGCTGCTCGGAAGAAGGGTAGTGCTGGCTCCAACCCTGGATGTGAGTGGGCTCTTTCAGCTGCTCCAGACGATTTTGTTTATGTATGCCCGTGCCTTTATTCTATTATGTTTCCAAGTTAAATTCACTGAGCCTTATTTAATGCACAGAGGTTTAATCAATGGCGTTCTTTATGTTTGcattttgaaatttgaagtttAGAGAACTGAAGAACAAATAATCAGTTTTGTTTGAGTAACTAAATGGAGAGATAAATATAGAGAAATAATTAGTTATCCGCATATCCACTTGATTCTTTCTAATGTAGAAAGATCAGAGGGAAATTAAAACTGGTAATAATACTTTCTTCTAACCTAAAAACATATTCCTAAGTTTCATCTTTAAAATGTAGAAAATAAGAGATGTAGTTATGCAATTGCTTTGGATCTACCATTTTCAGCCCCCCAAGGTCAATCTGCTGAGTTATGTATCATGCTGTTCACAGGACTTTAAGCATTCTACCatgtactcttttttttttaattctactTGCAACTTGATGTCATTCTCTAAGTTAAGCACTATTATATGTTCAATGTAGACATAATCATTGTTGATCCAGACTTTTGAGCAGCATATGTATGAATGCACTTGTGTTTGCAGGTTATTCATGACATAAAGTGTCTGGGCAAGGAAATTTCTGGTGCTTACCTGGATCATGTACTTAGAGTTCTATCTTCATGTTCCACTGAAGTCCTTGACCTTGTAAAGCAGAGCATTTTGCACTGTGGAAAATCATTGGATGATTTGTTACCCTTAGTTATCAACACAATTAAAGAGGCTTTAGTTCAGAAGTCTGTTGAGGTAAGCATTACAATGTTAAACATATTACTTATTTGCATAAGTGTTGTCAAAGCGTGTGCCTTGGGGCTTAGCTACCAAAAAACAAAAGCCCCTTAGATCCTTCTGGGTGAGGTGCATGTCTGGTGTGCTTAGGCACATTTTTTCTGTTAGGCAAAAAGAGATCATGCAACTAATTTCTCTTGCATTTCttctatttctatttatttttcattaactGGACCTTTAATAGTAAAAAAGAGTATAATATCAGTATCCCAACTTGAGATTATAGACAAATTGTGTATATTGCCCAAAAGAAGGAAAACTACAATTTTCATATTTTGTAGGATAAATGTCTAGACTCTTTAGAATTGATTAACAAAATTATGTATCTGAAGTTCATTTTATCTACACATTGTGCCTTCTCTAAGCTGAGCACTATTTTTTTTGGCATCTTGTGCCCAACAGCATTGAGTCACCTTGCGCTAAGAAACTACCATGAAGTGTTTTATGGTTTCTATTGTAATTTGTTTGCTTGCACTTTTATTACACTCTTGAATTTTTTGTTCATTCTGGTTTATCATAAATTCCACAGGACTTGAGACAGCTGAAAGGAATAACTGCAACTTACAGGATGACAAACAAACCTCTTCCTGTCAGGCATTCGCCTTATGTAGCAGGGGTATTGCGCCCATTGAAGGTATGCAATGACACAGACCCTGTacctttttttgtttctctttttatTATCGCAATTTTTGGTATCTCTTTTCTTGTAAATTTTCAACaaatgaaaccatatatatatgttGTTCAGATACATGGATAGATGTTGCCCATGATATGTATTCAATAGGAGTGCTTTTAAATATCTTGAGTTTCCCCTTATATTTGACTTTGGAGGGTCAAAACCCTATATGCATGTCCATTTTGAGGTGTTAGATATGTTACGTGACTGCACGGATACTTGAAGAAAATTGAACAGTCCAAGAAACAtagaaatgaaatataaaatctgatataaataatatttgtttgCTTAGAAATATAACAAATTTAAATGCAGTCCAGATTATTTACTTGTTTGGCTTGAATTTCCATGGAGAATGTGTTTATTTTTTACCTAAAGAGTTTGTTGCCTGCTGCCCACATGGGCAACCAGTGCATGTTACTTAACTTAAGCAACAAATTTCAATGCTTTCAGACTTTCTTGGATGGTGAACAAGCTACAAAGTATTTGACCAATGATGCGAGGAATAATCTACTGCTAGGTGCTGCAACAGACATAACTATTCGCTATTATGAATTAGCTGCTGACCTCGTCAGTGTGGTTAGTATCACAAACAATTTATTTCCCTAGTTTTTTCTCTAGATATTAAATATGCTTTTAATAAAACCTCTAAATTATCTTGTCCAGGCAAGGAAGACAGAATCATCACTTCAAAGAATAAGACAAGGCGCACAAAGACGGGCTGGGGCAAGCTCAGATGTCTCGGATCATAATGTGTCTGATACTGACAAAATTTGCATGCAATTGTTTCTTGATATTCAGGTGAGAATCCCTTCCTAAGAATTTGCAATCCCTCCGTCTTTGTCATTGAATATATGGTGCAGCATTGTATTGAATTGCATACTGTTACCAGGAGTATGGGCGGAACCTTGCTGTCTTGGGAGTGGAAGCTGCTGATATTGATGCATACCGATCCTTATGGCAGTGCGTTGCACCTGCTGATAGGCAGGATGAGATCAAGTTTTAAAATCAGTATCGCATTGCATGTTCTTTCACATGGTAAACTGTTTTCCCCTAACTTTAACTTGATCTTATGGTGATTTTCTTTCCCCtcctttttgtttttaaaaaaattaaatggaagTGTAAACCATTACTCTGCatatattattgttgttgttttgCTTACAATATAGTGAAAATTTTGTACAAAAGCCTTTTCAGCATCTCAAagtatattattatttatcttaGAACAAAACTGTGTATGCTGAACAATGACTTTCAGTTCCTATTTTAGTCTAAAATAACgtgttttctttttcctcttttgTGGTGTATTTTAAAGATCACTTATTGTATCTCgtcaccctttttttttctttaaatggaaaagaattttattattatttcaccaTCAACCCCTTATGCAACTTGGAAACTGTGATTCAGGAAACTTCTTCAAGCTTCAGAATATATTCTTCAGCAACAAGAGTTCAATTTTATTCACGGGCGAGACCAAAAGTCGTAGAAGCTTAATTCCATTAAAAGAAGTTACAGTATTTCAAGAGAAATGGAGAAATTGCAGAGCACTTGCACCTTCATTGCCCCTAATTTCCTGTCTATGTtgatttctttattatttttcttgATAACAGAATATTTACTGCCAAGCGTTAAAATTGGTATCCCATTtaagtatatgaaaattttgattctTTTTCCTTGAATAAGCGTAGTCGATCAAATGAGTTTTTATCTAATACATGATTGATTTAGTATGAACGAGCATTGATCAATAATTACGTGCAAAATTAGTAAAGATAATATGATATCATCTAATACACCACCTAGCGAAGCTTTATTGGAATCCATGGTACTATCATCCTCACCATTTGACCATTGTTTCTGAACTCTTAAAAGTGTCTTGAAGGCACTTGATCTGACCTGACTGAGCACACAACATGAATTGCGTTAGTATCAGAATAACCATAAATGACAATTAAGTACATCTGTCCACGGCTAAGTTGCCAGGACAAACCGATAGGCTAAGGAATTTTTCATCTCAGGTCAATCTAGTCAAATCAacctaaataataaaaatatatattatattaacagTGAAATGAGCCATCAGACCAGGCTAAATTTATGGGCCTGGAAATTCCTTTGAGTTGAAACCAAGCCTCAGCACATAAACATACAGGCAAAGGTGAAAGTAAAAGCACAAAGGAGAACAATTTTTCTACATGATGTTTTACAGACAATTCAGTTCAATTAGTCCCCCTAAAGGAACAAGCTTAGCGAAAGATATATACTTGAACCATCACATTTAGCGATTAAAGAAACTCGAATCCGACAAATTCTGACCCGACTTGATGTGTTTGGGTTAAATTCTTTTTGAAAAATTAGGTTCAGGTCGGGTGCAATTAGAGAATTAGTTGGATTAGATCGAGGTCAAAAGTTAGATAAATTCGTCCACTATGAGATATTTATAAAAATGCccctaatatatattaaatttttggtttcaataaataaataaaatattaagttttaagtctaaactcaaaaattaatcttatttacttcaaaataaaataattaaattaaattcaggTCAAAGGAAAATCACGTCTCTTATTAAATTTCGAATTCAAGCAGTATTTTTTCTTAAGAGTTGAATCAGGGACGAATTGATTAAGCTTCGGGTCAAGGAGGGCAAAAAGCCACCACGTTGCCATCCCTAAatacatttaatatatataaagtaaaagtaaatggcttcTAACAAATTAACTAAAATGAAACTCATGCAAGATTAATGGTTTACAGCGCCCCCTCCCCCCCAATTGAATTCCTATATTTCTTTCACATATTAGGCATTTAACAATGGTTCATAAGGAGGTCTATAAACAACATTATCTTAGGATAAAGAACAGTCATTCAAAAATATATTGGATAAATTAACCATTCAGCTGAAGTTAAAAACTAAAATCTTAATGATAATGCCTAGTTACAAACCAAAGTCTTGTTCAGCTCGCTTCAGCACGGATGTCACCCTGTGGAAAAATTCTGGTTCCTGTTCTTTGATATCATCAAGACTCCTCTGCTCATGTTCATCAGCCTTCAAATAACAAAACATTACTAGTGTAAAGAGCAACCAGGAAGTATGAAGTTACTATTACTTTTCTATGATAAATTGATAACCCAAACCATACAAATGGAATTAGAATTTGAAAACATGGAATCTACCAAgggattttttttataaaaaaatttatgattATCAGTAAGAAAGTTAATAACAGAAAAAAGGTCCAGTCTTCAGGTGAAtccaaaaatttcaaattttaagatTGAACAAATATCGTCATGATCGTTGATGAAAGGATGATCTACAAGAACAAAGGCAATGCAACAAAATAACATATGTactaaagaaaaacaaaaacgtAGGATTTCATCGGACTTCCAGGCATATGCTATAACAAGACTGCCAAAATAGCACTTGGTAAAGCAAAGCCTCGAGAAAGTAAAGAATCTTATCTTTTTAACCTTTCAATCTTTCTATTCAAAACTAAACTAGGTTTAACAGAATATCAGATTAAATAGCTCATTGCGGTCATAAAGTCCCACCAAGGTTATGATAAGGTCAAATTTTCATCTTGGAGGAAGAGATAGAACAGAAATTTAATggaaaattgaaaatagaaaaaagTTACTTAAAAGGAAATAGGGAAATCAAGAGAGAATTTGAAGAACTATGGGAGAAATCCAAAAAGAATGAACAGAGGGAGACAATCCCAACAATTAGTATCTCAAATAATCATCATAAAAAACCTAATCGTAACTGAAATAACTAGATATCTTATGGGAAaactaaaataaccaaaataggATTAAAGTCAAGTCTACCATCATACTATGACTCAACACTGAATTTTTCCAATGTGTTTCAACTTTATTTTGTCTTGCCATAATACTTTCGGACAAAAATATGGGATTGTAATATTTCATGAAATATTGTATTAAGAAATGGCAAATCCATTGTAGTTCCAATTTTGttgattttttaaacaaaaagttGACTTTTTTGATTGCAAATGACAAATTTCCATCAATTTAGTTACTTTATGTTCAAAATCGTCAAAACTAGAATCCAGTTTAAAGATTCAATGCCAAAATTTCATTATTGACAAGTAGTACAATGGGAAATTTGGCCTTAATCCCTAACTACAGCCAAGACCCAATAAAACGCAATGCCAAATACGTTGAGAATCTTTGATTATTTGACAGCATTGAATAGCTAATCTTTAGAGATCACAGCTGAATTTCAGAGACTCTAAGTAGAGATATTCTTTCCTTAATTGATTCAATGCTTCATGTATATATATCTGTACATATTTCTAAGAAATACATACTTTTGTGTAAGTTTTTCCTCAATGCATTAGAGTATTCATCTCTAATTTCAACAAAATATGACCTTATATCCTAATATTTTAATAAGTAACATACTAAAGTTATATTAAATAACCTTTTTTTCAGTTGAGAGAAGCCAGAAAAAGCTTGATAGCAAAAGCTCTTATGGCTCTAATTAAATTAATGCGGAAAAGTACAGGGAAGAGGGATACAATAGCAATTTAGAGGGTAAATAAAAAAAAGACAAGCAATTCACAAGGAACCAAGGAAATTAGGGTAACATCTCAAAAATCATTATTTCAGATATTCATCATCCAAAACCAAATCGAGAATTAATATCATAGCTAAACCCAAAGCAAAATCCTGATACTTAGAAAAGTAAAATACTTGTATATAAAGAATCCATAGTACTTGGAAAAGTATAATATTGACTAAGAAAAAAAGAAAGCATCTTCGTTTAGAAAATAcctctttaaattttaaaagaactaAATTTGATACAGATGCTGCCTTTGCCTGATCCCATCTGAAATGAATAATGGATAATGTGTTACAGGTAAATCAAATATCACAATAAAGGTACAAGGCAAGTATGATCTCAGTTCATAAACTCGATATATTTATACCACATCTCAGGTAAATGATATTGTGCTTTAAGACAAT
This is a stretch of genomic DNA from Gossypium arboreum isolate Shixiya-1 chromosome 11, ASM2569848v2, whole genome shotgun sequence. It encodes these proteins:
- the LOC108453740 gene encoding conserved oligomeric Golgi complex subunit 2, whose protein sequence is MPDQIPSPAPRSATDLFSDPLDSHPMWFKPSLFLSPDFDSESYIAELRTFVPFDTLRSELQAHLSSLNHELIDLINRDYADFVNLSTKLVDVDSAVLRMRAPLLELRDKIQGFRGAVEGSLTSLKNGLSQRAEAAAAREVLELLLDTFHVVSKVEKLIKELPSVSSDWSNGDVNSMQKSNALSSQHVENGTTNLRETQSMLLERIASEMNRLNFYIAHAQSLPFIQNIEKRIQSASQLLNASLGHCFVDGLEHRDVNAIYNCLRAYAAVDNNGNAEEIFRTTIVAPFIQNVIPHGSSGGVVAASGDELENDYQQIKKHVKNDFKFLLEIASAENSGLHVFDFLANSILKEVLEAIQKGKPGAFSPGRPKEFLKNYKASLDFLAYLEGYCPTSAAVARFRAAPSYVEFMKQWNVGVYFSLRFQEIAGALDSALTAPGLVLVQNSDSGEEYSLNLTLKQSVTLLDSLRSCWNEEVLVLSCSDKFLRLSLQLLSRYSNWLSSGLAARKKGSAGSNPGCEWALSAAPDDFVYVIHDIKCLGKEISGAYLDHVLRVLSSCSTEVLDLVKQSILHCGKSLDDLLPLVINTIKEALVQKSVEDLRQLKGITATYRMTNKPLPVRHSPYVAGVLRPLKTFLDGEQATKYLTNDARNNLLLGAATDITIRYYELAADLVSVARKTESSLQRIRQGAQRRAGASSDVSDHNVSDTDKICMQLFLDIQEYGRNLAVLGVEAADIDAYRSLWQCVAPADRQDEIKF